The proteins below come from a single Mya arenaria isolate MELC-2E11 chromosome 6, ASM2691426v1 genomic window:
- the LOC128237174 gene encoding glutamyl-tRNA(Gln) amidotransferase subunit A, mitochondrial-like → MLSLTLREAVQQIKAGKISAKDLCEKCIERSSAVKELNAYVTNTHDVARQQLVKSENKPLKGVPVAIKDNFCTKNIRTTCSSHMLENYFPPYTATVVQRLFDNGAVMMGKTNMDEYAMGCGSIDSIHGPVRNPWRYRFRQKQADSTPEMRQEVTANKNEKTMHGTRNIHTSTGNQSVQEVKDMGEDDWFIAGGSSGGSAVAVATGTCFGALGSDTGGSVRNPASYCGVVGLKPSYGLVSRYGLIPLVNSLDVPGIFAKTVDDAALLLNTIAGHDVQDSTTVTDTFNPVSLEDEPSLQGLHIGIPKEYYAPGLCDETHQVWSEVADMLENNGAKVTQVSLPHTQYSITCYSVLCACEVASNMARYDGIEFGHRADNMESTEALYSQSRHEGFNDVVRGRIFAGNFFLLRKNYEQYFKKALQVRRLITEDFNKVYNSGVDVLLTPTTLTVAPQYSWFQKADNRTRTAEQDVFTQPVNMAGLPAVTLPVKLSASGLPISLQVIGQRFKDHRMLNVAKWIEMNSDFRRLDLSFLDNL, encoded by the exons ATGTTGTCCTTGACATTGCGAGAG GCAGTTCAGCAAATAAAGGCTGGAAAGATATCAGCAAAGGACTTGTGCGAGAAGTGCATTGAAAGATCATCTGCAGTGAAGGAACTGAATGCATATGTCACCAACACTCATGATGTAGCCAGGCAGCAGCTGGTTAAATCTG aaaacaaaccTTTGAAAGGTGTACCAGTAGCTATCAAGGACAACTTCTGTACCAAGAATATTAGGACAACATGCAGCTCCCACATGTTGGAGAATTATTTCCCCCCGTATACAGCCACAGTTGTGCAGAGACTATTCGACAATGGTGCGGTTATGATGGGGAAGACAAATATGGATGAATATGCAATGGG ATGTGGAAGCATAGACAGTATACATGGTCCAGTGAGAAATCCTTGGCGCTATAGATTCCGACAAAAACAAGCTGATTCTACACCAGAGATGAGACAAGAGGTCACTGCAAACAAA AATGAAAAGACCATGCATGGAACCAGAAATATTCACACCTCAACTGGGAACCAGTCAGTACAGGAAGTGAAGGATATGGGAGAAGATGATTGGTTCATTGCGGGAGGAAGTTCAGGTGGCAGTGCAGTTGCCGTGGCAACAGGAACATGCTTTGG GGCCCTGGGCTCGGACACTGGTGGTTCAGTGCGAAATCCAGCATCTTACTGTGGTGTGGTTGGGCTCAAACCATCATATGGGCTTGTGTCTAGATACGGACTCATACCTCTAGTGAATTCTTTAGACGTTCCCGGGATATTTGCAAAAACTGTGGATGATGCGGCTTTGTTATTAA ATACAATAGCAGGCCATGATGTTCAAGACTCAACAACTGTCACAGACACCTTCAATCCTGTTAGTCTTGAAGATGAACCATCATTACAAGGTCTCCATATAGGTATACCTAAG GAATACTATGCCCCGGGTCTATGTGATGAGACTCACCAAGTTTGGTCAGAAGTGGCAGACATGCTAGAAAACAACGGCGCTAAAGTTACCCAAGTGTCTCTACCCCATACACAGTACTCTATAACTTGCTATAGTGTCCTGTGTGCGTGCGAGGTGGCCTCAAATATGGCTAGATATGACGGCATTGAGTTTG GTCACAGAGCCGATAACATGGAGTCCACTGAGGCACTTTATTCTCAAAGCCGACATGAGGGCTTTAACGATGTTGTCAGAGGTCGGATATTTGCCGGAAACTTCTTTTTACTTAGAAA AAACTATGAACAGTATTTCAAAAAGGCACTTCAAGTTCGCCGCCTTATCACAGAAGATTTTAACAAGGTGTATAACTCTGGCGTAGACGTTCTCCTCACCCCTACCACGTTGACAGTGGCCCCTCAATACAGCTGGTTCCAAAAGGCAGATAATCGCACACGGACAGCTGAACAAGATGTGTTCACACAGCCTGTTAATATGGCAG GGCTGCCAGCAGTGACCCTACCAGTGAAACTGTCTGCCAGTGGTCTACCAATCAGTCTACAGGTCATAGGTCAAAGGTTTAAGGATCATCGTATGTTGAATGTTGCCAAGTGGATTGAAATGAACAGTGACTTTAGAAGACTTGATTTAAGCTTTCTAGACAATTTGTGA